A window of the Rhizobium brockwellii genome harbors these coding sequences:
- a CDS encoding helix-turn-helix transcriptional regulator, protein MNINSLIQLLVILEECSNPEAVVTELEQILHGCGFEYYGLLRHLPQSPVQQSPEPWASALAGGWPEQWPQIYTAKKYALIDPMVRYLAHAQRPFRWREAMAAFRKDAYHRRMEQMMVDAFGHGLEDGYIFPIHGRSGILASLSLAGKPIELSPVEIALLEAVARKAFWRLLDLKDEAQALETVLPADTPLTRREMEILHYLAEGMTSMEISKMLKISNHTVDWYMNGLQDKLKAKNRQQAVALAFRHGLIS, encoded by the coding sequence GTGAATATTAATTCGTTAATTCAATTACTTGTAATTCTGGAAGAATGCTCAAATCCTGAAGCTGTCGTCACCGAGCTGGAGCAGATCCTCCACGGTTGCGGCTTCGAATATTACGGCCTGCTGCGCCATTTGCCGCAGAGCCCGGTGCAGCAGAGTCCAGAGCCCTGGGCTTCGGCGCTTGCCGGCGGCTGGCCGGAACAATGGCCGCAGATATACACCGCGAAAAAATATGCGCTGATCGATCCGATGGTGCGCTATCTCGCCCATGCGCAGCGCCCTTTCCGCTGGCGGGAGGCGATGGCCGCCTTCCGCAAGGACGCCTATCATCGCCGCATGGAGCAGATGATGGTCGATGCCTTCGGGCACGGGTTGGAGGATGGCTATATCTTTCCCATCCACGGACGTAGCGGCATTCTCGCCAGCCTTAGTCTCGCGGGCAAGCCGATCGAGCTGTCGCCGGTGGAAATCGCATTGCTGGAGGCGGTGGCGCGCAAGGCCTTCTGGCGGTTGCTCGATCTGAAAGACGAGGCGCAGGCACTGGAAACCGTGCTGCCGGCCGACACGCCGCTGACACGGCGCGAGATGGAAATCCTGCATTATCTCGCCGAAGGCATGACTTCGATGGAGATCAGTAAGATGCTGAAGATCTCAAATCACACCGTAGACTGGTATATGAACGGCTTGCAGGACAAGCTGAAGGCGAAAAACAGGCAGCAGGCGGTGGCGCTTGCCTTCCGTCATGGCCTGATAAGTTAG
- a CDS encoding DMT family transporter yields MTGPGGGNIDWSFPIPAGISATWSVLPVKNSVSLGILLTSLAYMAFTFHDAIIKILASSIPVWQILFFRSLTILVGCLAYGRGKLVHQTMTSPIKPMIARSILLLCAWLSYYSAASRLQLAEVTTLYYAAPVVGTLLAWFILKEKVTPARWLAVGVGFVGVLIACNPVGLTISWPVYLALQAAVLWASAMVLLRKTSLHEKTIIQLTVSNVFFLAMTGVAVIWTWQTPDMTQLALLIATGIVAGCAQFALFEGMRQAPVSVLAPFEYSSLIWAFLLGYLIWADIPTHNVVVGAAMILGAGLIIIVSEKLRRRITA; encoded by the coding sequence TTGACCGGCCCGGGAGGCGGGAATATCGATTGGTCATTCCCGATTCCCGCCGGCATATCCGCCACCTGGTCCGTTCTCCCCGTGAAAAACTCCGTCAGCCTGGGCATCCTGCTCACGAGCCTCGCCTATATGGCGTTCACCTTCCATGACGCGATCATCAAGATCCTGGCTTCAAGCATTCCCGTCTGGCAGATCCTGTTTTTCCGCAGTCTCACCATCCTCGTCGGTTGTCTCGCCTATGGTCGCGGCAAGCTCGTCCACCAGACGATGACATCGCCGATCAAGCCGATGATTGCCCGCAGCATCCTTCTTCTCTGCGCCTGGCTTTCCTACTATTCCGCCGCAAGCCGCCTGCAGCTTGCCGAAGTGACCACGCTCTATTACGCCGCACCTGTTGTCGGCACCTTGCTTGCCTGGTTCATCCTGAAGGAGAAGGTCACGCCGGCGCGTTGGCTGGCGGTCGGCGTCGGCTTCGTCGGCGTCCTCATCGCCTGCAATCCGGTCGGCCTCACCATCTCCTGGCCGGTCTATCTGGCGCTGCAGGCGGCCGTGCTCTGGGCCTCTGCCATGGTGCTGCTGCGCAAGACCTCGCTGCATGAGAAGACGATTATCCAGCTCACCGTTTCCAACGTCTTTTTCCTTGCCATGACCGGCGTTGCGGTGATCTGGACATGGCAGACCCCCGATATGACGCAGCTCGCGCTCCTCATCGCCACCGGCATCGTTGCCGGCTGCGCCCAGTTCGCCCTTTTCGAGGGCATGCGTCAGGCGCCCGTCTCCGTGCTTGCGCCATTCGAATACAGCTCTCTCATCTGGGCCTTCCTCTTGGGCTATCTGATCTGGGCCGACATCCCCACGCACAATGTGGTCGTCGGCGCGGCGATGATCCTCGGCGCCGGATTGATCATCATCGTCAGCGAAAAACTGCGCCGGCGCATCACCGCCTGA
- a CDS encoding transposase has translation MPLLPDKSSDPGRTGVDNRTFVNGCLWILRSGAHWQDLPERYGEDGPPPVQSLVPCRRMGASL, from the coding sequence GTGCCTTTATTGCCAGACAAATCCAGCGATCCGGGTCGAACGGGAGTAGACAACCGGACGTTTGTGAACGGGTGTTTGTGGATACTGCGCTCGGGCGCACACTGGCAGGACCTGCCGGAGCGCTACGGGGAAGACGGTCCACCGCCAGTTCAGTCGCTGGTGCCATGCCGGCGTATGGGAGCAAGTCTTTGA
- a CDS encoding amino acid ABC transporter permease translates to MAHWLQLMAESLPSLLWAGLIFTIPLTLLSFVFGLALGLATAIARLFGPMPLSAVARFYVWVIRGTPLLVQLFVIFYGLPSLGILLDAFPAALIGFTLNIGAYSSEIIRAVISSVPKGQWEAAYSIGMSWRQAMSRTILPQAARVAVPPLSNTFISLVKDTSLAAAITVPELFQAAQRIVATTYEPLILYIEAALIYLVLSSVLSQLQVRLERRFARYGGMLEANA, encoded by the coding sequence TTGGCGCACTGGCTCCAACTGATGGCGGAATCGCTACCCTCGCTCCTGTGGGCGGGGCTGATCTTCACCATTCCGCTGACCCTGCTATCCTTCGTCTTTGGCCTGGCCCTCGGGCTCGCCACCGCAATCGCCCGGCTCTTCGGGCCGATGCCGCTTTCGGCCGTCGCGCGCTTCTATGTCTGGGTCATCCGCGGCACGCCGCTGCTGGTGCAGCTCTTCGTGATCTTCTACGGCCTGCCGAGCCTCGGCATCCTGCTCGATGCCTTTCCGGCCGCCCTCATCGGCTTCACGCTGAATATCGGCGCCTACAGCTCCGAGATCATCCGCGCCGTCATTTCTTCGGTGCCGAAGGGCCAATGGGAAGCCGCCTATTCGATCGGCATGAGCTGGCGCCAGGCGATGAGCCGCACCATCCTGCCGCAGGCCGCCCGCGTCGCCGTGCCGCCTTTGTCGAACACCTTCATCTCGCTGGTCAAAGACACCTCGCTTGCCGCCGCCATCACCGTGCCCGAGCTCTTCCAGGCGGCGCAGCGCATCGTCGCCACCACCTACGAGCCGTTGATCCTCTATATCGAGGCGGCGCTGATCTATCTCGTCCTGAGCTCCGTCCTCTCGCAGTTGCAGGTGCGGCTGGAACGCCGCTTCGCGCGTTATGGCGGCATGCTGGAGGCAAATGCATGA
- a CDS encoding glucan ABC transporter ATP-binding protein/ permease, with protein MTLFKVYARALRYLGAYKLRVSLVVVANIVLATITIAEPILFGRIIDAISGKGEVKPILFMWATFAVFNTIAFVLVAREADRLAHGRRATLLTEAFGRIISMPLGWHHQRGTSNALHTLLRACETLFGLWLEFMRNHLSTVIALALLIPTAMSMDLRLSAVLMVLAIAYWLIGRVVMSRTKDGQASVENHYHTVFSHVSDSISNVSVLHSYNRIEAETRALKSFADRLLEAQYPVLDWWAIAGALNRMASTIAMMVVLIIGTMLVQAGQLRVGEVIAFIGFANLLIGRLDLMRQFATQIFEARSKLEEFYALEDSVREREEPAGNGEIKDVKGAIEFRDVSFGFGNSSQGLHNVSFSVKAGQTVAIVGPTGAGKTTLVNLLQRVYDAQGGKILVDGTDITKVTRKSLRRHIATVFQDAGLLNRSISDNIRLGREGASEEEMRRAAEAAAAADFIETREDRYDTHVGERGNKLSGGERQRIAIARAILKDAPILVLDEATSALDVETENRVKAAIDNLRQNRTTFIIAHRLSTVREADMVLFLDDGRVVEQGSFDELSHSNGRFAALLRASGILTDEEVRKAHTTEAA; from the coding sequence GTGACGTTATTCAAGGTCTATGCAAGGGCTCTGCGCTATCTTGGCGCCTACAAGCTGCGCGTATCCCTGGTCGTTGTCGCAAACATTGTTCTTGCGACGATCACCATCGCGGAGCCGATCCTGTTCGGTCGCATCATCGATGCGATTTCGGGCAAGGGTGAGGTCAAGCCCATCCTCTTCATGTGGGCGACTTTCGCCGTCTTCAACACCATTGCCTTCGTTCTGGTGGCCCGCGAGGCCGACAGGCTGGCCCATGGCCGGCGAGCGACGCTGTTGACGGAAGCCTTCGGCCGCATCATTTCCATGCCGCTCGGCTGGCACCATCAGCGCGGCACCTCCAACGCGCTGCATACATTGCTGCGCGCCTGCGAGACACTGTTCGGCCTCTGGCTGGAATTCATGCGCAACCACCTGTCGACGGTCATCGCGCTTGCCCTTCTGATACCGACCGCAATGTCGATGGATCTGCGCCTTTCCGCCGTACTCATGGTGCTCGCCATCGCCTACTGGCTGATCGGCCGCGTCGTCATGAGCCGCACCAAGGATGGCCAGGCTTCGGTCGAGAACCATTATCACACCGTCTTCTCGCATGTCAGCGACTCGATCAGCAACGTTTCTGTCCTGCACAGCTACAACCGCATCGAGGCCGAAACCAGGGCGCTGAAATCCTTCGCCGACCGTTTGCTCGAAGCCCAGTATCCGGTGCTCGACTGGTGGGCGATCGCCGGCGCACTGAACCGCATGGCGTCAACCATCGCGATGATGGTGGTTTTGATCATCGGCACCATGCTCGTCCAGGCCGGCCAGCTGCGCGTCGGCGAGGTCATCGCCTTCATCGGCTTTGCCAACCTGTTGATCGGCCGTCTCGACCTGATGCGCCAGTTCGCTACGCAGATTTTCGAGGCCCGTTCCAAGCTTGAGGAATTCTATGCGCTGGAAGACTCGGTGCGTGAACGTGAAGAGCCGGCCGGCAACGGCGAGATCAAGGACGTCAAGGGTGCGATCGAATTCCGCGACGTCTCCTTCGGCTTCGGCAACAGCTCACAGGGCCTGCACAACGTCTCCTTCTCGGTGAAGGCAGGCCAGACGGTCGCGATCGTCGGCCCGACCGGCGCCGGCAAAACGACGCTCGTCAACCTGCTGCAGCGTGTCTACGATGCCCAGGGCGGCAAGATTCTCGTCGACGGCACCGATATCACCAAGGTGACCCGCAAGTCGCTGCGTCGCCACATCGCCACCGTCTTCCAGGATGCGGGCCTGCTGAACCGTTCGATCAGTGACAATATCCGCCTTGGCCGCGAGGGCGCCAGTGAAGAGGAAATGCGCCGTGCGGCCGAAGCCGCCGCCGCTGCCGACTTCATCGAGACCCGCGAGGATCGCTACGATACGCATGTCGGTGAACGCGGCAACAAGCTCTCCGGCGGCGAGCGCCAGCGCATCGCGATTGCCCGCGCCATCCTCAAGGACGCGCCGATCCTAGTGCTCGACGAGGCGACCTCGGCGCTCGACGTCGAAACCGAAAACCGCGTCAAGGCCGCAATCGACAATCTGCGCCAGAACCGCACCACCTTCATCATCGCCCACCGCCTGTCGACGGTCCGCGAAGCCGATATGGTGCTCTTCCTGGATGACGGCCGTGTAGTCGAACAGGGCAGCTTCGACGAACTCAGCCACAGCAACGGCCGCTTCGCCGCCCTGCTGCGCGCCAGCGGCATCCTGACGGACGAAGAGGTCCGCAAGGCCCATACCACCGAAGCCGCCTGA
- the pyc gene encoding pyruvate carboxylase, with the protein MPISKILVANRSEIAIRVFRAANELGIKTVAIWAEEDKLALHRFKADESYQVGRGPHLSKDMGPIESYLSIEEVIRVAKLSGADAIHPGYGLLSESPEFVDACNKAGIIFIGPRADTMRQLGNKVAARNLAISVGVPVVPATGPLPEDMAEVAKMAEGIGYPVMLKASWGGGGRGMRAIRDPKDLAREVTEAKREAMAAFGKDEVYLEKLVERARHVESQVLGDTHGNVVHLFERDCSIQRRNQKVVERAPAPYLSEAQRQELAAYSLKIAAATNYIGAGTVEYLMDADTGKFYFIEVNPRIQVEHTVTEVVTGIDIVKAQIHILDGFAIGTPESGVPRQEDIRLNGHALQCRITTEDPEHNFIPDYGRITAYRSASGFGIRLDGGTSYSGAIITRFYDPLLVKVTAWAPNPSEAIARMDRALREFRIRGVATNLTFLEAIIGHPKFRDNSYTTRFIDTTPELFQQVKRQDRATKLLTYLADVTVNGHPEAKDRPRPLENAAEPVVPYANGNTVKDGTKQLLDTLGPNKFGEWMRNEKRVLLTDTTMRDGHQSLLATRMRTYDIARIADTYAHALPNLLSLECWGGATFDVSMRFLTEDPWERLALIREGAPNLLLQMLLRGANGVGYTNYPDNVVKYFVRQAARGGIDLFRVFDCLNWVENMRVSMDAIAEENKLCEAAICYTGDILNSARPKYDLKYYTDLAVELEKAGAHIIALKDMAGLLKPAAAKVLFKALREATSLPIHFHTHDTSGIAAATVLAAVDAGVDAVDAAMDALSGNTSQPCLGSIVEALRGTERDPGLDPEWIRRISFYWEAARNQYAAFESDLKGPASEVYLHEMPGGQFTNLKEQARSLGLETRWHQVAQAYADANQMFGDIVKVTPSSKVVGDMALMMVSQDLTVADVVSPDKEVSFPESVVSMLKGDLGQPPSGWPEALQKKALKGDKPYTVRPGSLLKEANLDAERKVIETKLEREVSDFEFASYLMYPKVFTDFALASDTYGPVSVLPTPAYFYGLKDGEELFADIERGKTLVIVNQAMSATDSQGMVTIFFELNGQPRRIKVPDRAHGATGAAVRRKAEPGNAVHVGAPMPGVISRVFVSPGQAVNAGDVLVSIEAMKMETALHAEKDGTISEVLVRAGDQIDAKDLLVVYAG; encoded by the coding sequence TTGCCCATTTCCAAGATTCTCGTTGCCAATCGCTCTGAAATTGCCATCCGCGTGTTCCGCGCGGCCAACGAGCTTGGAATAAAAACCGTGGCGATCTGGGCGGAAGAGGACAAGCTGGCGCTGCACCGCTTCAAGGCGGACGAGAGCTATCAGGTCGGCCGCGGCCCGCATCTTTCCAAGGATATGGGTCCGATCGAAAGCTATCTGTCGATCGAGGAGGTGATCCGCGTTGCGAAACTCTCCGGCGCCGATGCCATCCATCCCGGCTACGGCCTGCTGTCGGAAAGCCCCGAATTCGTCGATGCCTGCAACAAGGCCGGCATCATCTTCATCGGCCCGAGGGCCGATACGATGCGCCAGCTCGGCAACAAGGTTGCGGCGCGCAACCTGGCGATCTCGGTCGGCGTTCCCGTGGTGCCGGCCACCGGGCCGTTGCCGGAGGACATGGCCGAAGTGGCGAAGATGGCGGAGGGGATCGGCTACCCCGTCATGCTGAAGGCCTCCTGGGGCGGCGGCGGGCGCGGCATGCGCGCGATCCGCGATCCAAAGGATCTCGCCCGCGAGGTGACGGAAGCCAAACGCGAGGCGATGGCGGCCTTCGGCAAGGACGAGGTCTATCTGGAAAAGCTCGTTGAGCGCGCCCGCCATGTCGAAAGCCAGGTTCTCGGCGATACGCACGGCAATGTCGTGCATCTCTTCGAGCGTGACTGCTCGATCCAGCGCCGCAACCAGAAAGTCGTCGAGCGCGCGCCGGCGCCCTATCTCTCGGAGGCGCAACGCCAGGAACTCGCCGCCTATTCGCTGAAGATCGCGGCCGCGACCAATTATATCGGCGCCGGCACCGTCGAATATCTGATGGATGCCGACACCGGCAAATTCTACTTCATCGAGGTCAATCCACGCATCCAGGTCGAGCATACGGTGACCGAAGTCGTCACCGGCATCGACATCGTCAAGGCGCAGATCCACATCCTCGACGGCTTTGCGATCGGCACGCCGGAATCGGGCGTGCCGCGCCAGGAAGATATCCGTCTCAACGGCCATGCGCTGCAGTGCCGCATCACCACGGAAGATCCGGAGCATAACTTCATTCCGGATTACGGTCGCATCACCGCCTATCGCTCGGCGTCCGGTTTCGGCATCCGCCTCGATGGCGGTACCTCCTATTCAGGTGCGATCATCACCCGCTTTTATGATCCGCTTCTCGTCAAGGTCACGGCATGGGCGCCCAATCCGTCCGAAGCGATCGCCCGCATGGACCGGGCGCTGCGCGAATTCCGTATTCGCGGCGTGGCAACCAACCTGACCTTCCTCGAAGCGATCATCGGCCATCCCAAGTTCAGGGACAACAGCTACACGACCCGCTTCATCGACACGACGCCGGAACTCTTCCAGCAGGTCAAGCGCCAGGATCGTGCCACGAAGCTCCTGACCTATCTCGCCGACGTCACCGTCAATGGCCATCCCGAGGCCAAGGATAGGCCGAGGCCGCTGGAAAACGCTGCCGAGCCGGTGGTTCCCTACGCCAACGGCAATACGGTCAAGGATGGTACGAAGCAGCTCCTCGACACGCTCGGCCCGAATAAATTCGGCGAATGGATGCGCAACGAGAAGCGCGTGCTTTTGACCGACACGACGATGCGCGACGGCCACCAGTCGCTGCTCGCCACCCGCATGCGCACCTATGACATCGCCCGTATTGCCGATACCTATGCGCATGCGCTGCCGAACCTTTTGTCGCTCGAATGCTGGGGCGGCGCGACCTTTGACGTCTCCATGCGCTTTCTGACCGAGGACCCGTGGGAGCGCCTGGCGCTGATCCGCGAGGGCGCGCCTAACCTTCTGCTGCAGATGCTGCTGCGCGGTGCCAACGGCGTCGGCTATACCAATTATCCCGATAATGTCGTCAAATATTTCGTCCGCCAGGCGGCCAGAGGCGGCATTGATCTGTTCCGCGTGTTCGATTGCCTGAACTGGGTGGAGAACATGCGTGTCTCGATGGATGCCATTGCCGAGGAAAACAAGCTCTGCGAGGCGGCGATCTGCTATACCGGCGATATCCTCAACTCGGCCCGTCCGAAATACGATCTGAAATACTACACCGACCTTGCGGTCGAGCTCGAAAAGGCGGGCGCGCATATCATCGCGCTCAAGGATATGGCGGGGCTCCTCAAGCCTGCGGCTGCGAAGGTTCTGTTCAAGGCGCTGCGCGAGGCGACCAGCCTGCCGATCCACTTCCACACGCATGATACATCGGGTATCGCGGCCGCGACCGTTCTTGCCGCCGTCGATGCCGGCGTCGATGCCGTCGACGCGGCCATGGACGCGCTTTCCGGCAATACCTCGCAGCCCTGTCTCGGTTCGATCGTCGAGGCGCTGCGCGGTACGGAGCGTGATCCGGGCCTCGATCCGGAATGGATCCGCCGTATCTCCTTCTATTGGGAAGCGGCGCGTAACCAATATGCCGCCTTCGAAAGCGATCTGAAGGGTCCGGCATCCGAAGTCTATCTGCACGAAATGCCGGGCGGCCAGTTCACCAACCTCAAGGAACAGGCCCGCTCGCTCGGCCTCGAGACCCGCTGGCATCAGGTGGCGCAAGCCTATGCCGACGCCAACCAGATGTTCGGTGATATCGTCAAGGTGACGCCGTCTTCCAAGGTCGTCGGCGACATGGCGCTGATGATGGTGTCCCAGGACCTGACGGTTGCCGACGTCGTCAGCCCTGACAAGGAAGTCTCCTTCCCGGAATCGGTGGTCTCGATGCTGAAGGGCGATCTCGGCCAGCCGCCGTCGGGATGGCCCGAAGCGCTGCAGAAGAAGGCGCTGAAGGGCGACAAGCCCTATACCGTGCGCCCCGGCTCGCTGCTCAAGGAGGCTAATCTCGATGCGGAGCGCAAAGTTATCGAGACGAAACTCGAGCGCGAGGTCAGCGACTTCGAATTTGCCTCCTACCTGATGTATCCGAAGGTCTTCACCGACTTCGCGCTCGCCTCCGATACCTACGGCCCGGTCTCGGTGCTGCCGACGCCCGCCTATTTCTACGGTCTCAAGGACGGCGAGGAACTGTTTGCCGATATCGAGCGCGGCAAGACGCTCGTCATCGTCAACCAGGCGATGAGCGCCACCGACAGCCAGGGCATGGTGACCATCTTCTTCGAGCTCAATGGCCAGCCGCGCCGCATCAAGGTGCCGGACCGGGCCCATGGGGCGACGGGTGCGGCCGTCCGCCGCAAGGCCGAACCGGGCAATGCCGTTCATGTCGGCGCGCCGATGCCGGGTGTCATCAGCCGTGTCTTCGTCTCGCCCGGCCAGGCCGTCAATGCCGGCGACGTGCTCGTCTCGATCGAGGCGATGAAGATGGAAACGGCGCTGCATGCGGAAAAGGATGGCACGATTTCCGAAGTGCTGGTACGGGCCGGCGATCAGATCGATGCCAAGGACCTGCTCGTCGTCTACGCAGGCTGA
- a CDS encoding VOC family protein, whose amino-acid sequence MKVLRIVANIQGADITPARRFYQDILGLDVIMDHGWITTFGAARSMNVQLSIASEGGSGAEVPDLSIEVDDLDAAFEAMSASGFPIEYGPADEPWGVRRFYVRDPFGKLVNILMHKN is encoded by the coding sequence ATGAAGGTCCTGCGCATCGTCGCCAATATCCAGGGAGCTGATATCACCCCGGCCCGGCGCTTCTATCAGGATATCCTCGGTCTTGACGTCATCATGGACCACGGCTGGATCACGACGTTCGGCGCCGCGCGCTCGATGAACGTTCAGCTCAGCATCGCGAGTGAAGGCGGTTCCGGAGCGGAGGTGCCGGACCTCTCGATCGAGGTTGATGATCTCGATGCCGCTTTCGAGGCGATGTCTGCCTCAGGCTTCCCGATCGAGTACGGCCCGGCCGACGAGCCTTGGGGCGTCAGACGCTTCTATGTCCGAGATCCCTTCGGCAAGCTGGTGAACATCCTCATGCATAAAAATTGA
- a CDS encoding amino acid ABC transporter ATP-binding protein has product MIELSNIEKRFGDAVILKDISIRIPESSVTALVGPSGGGKSTLLRCINLLEIPTAGSIRLGEEKLAFAPGKRTSWPAIQKIRRQTGMVFQNFQLFPHQTAIENVMEGLVTVLRWPREKARERAMELLTKVGMTHKADAWPSTLSGGQQQRVAIARALAPSPRVLLCDEPTSALDPELSAEVVDVLGKLASEGTTMVMATHDLRLASKIANDVVFLEAGSVVETGSARAIFSAPERERTKRFISTINAAHTYDI; this is encoded by the coding sequence ATGATCGAGCTTTCCAACATCGAAAAGCGCTTCGGCGACGCCGTCATCCTCAAGGATATCAGCATCCGTATTCCCGAAAGCAGCGTCACCGCGCTGGTCGGGCCTTCGGGCGGCGGCAAGAGCACACTGCTGCGCTGCATCAACCTACTCGAAATTCCGACCGCCGGCTCCATCCGCCTCGGAGAGGAGAAGCTGGCCTTTGCACCGGGCAAACGAACGAGCTGGCCGGCGATCCAGAAGATCCGCCGCCAGACCGGCATGGTCTTCCAGAATTTCCAGCTCTTCCCGCATCAGACCGCGATCGAGAATGTCATGGAAGGCCTGGTGACGGTACTGCGATGGCCGAGGGAAAAGGCCCGCGAGCGTGCGATGGAATTGCTGACAAAGGTCGGCATGACCCACAAGGCCGATGCATGGCCTTCGACGCTGTCGGGCGGCCAGCAGCAGCGCGTCGCGATCGCCCGCGCGCTGGCGCCGTCGCCGCGCGTGCTTCTCTGTGACGAGCCGACATCCGCCCTCGATCCCGAGCTTTCGGCCGAAGTGGTCGATGTACTCGGCAAGCTGGCCAGCGAAGGCACGACGATGGTGATGGCGACCCACGATCTCCGGCTCGCCTCGAAGATCGCCAATGACGTGGTTTTCCTGGAAGCCGGGAGCGTCGTGGAAACGGGCAGCGCCAGAGCGATCTTCAGCGCGCCGGAGCGCGAACGCACCAAACGTTTCATCTCGACGATCAACGCCGCCCATACTTACGATATCTGA
- a CDS encoding NADPH-dependent FMN reductase, with protein MSKLKIAVIVGSTRIGRFSEHPAKWIAAIAAERQDIEVEVLDLLDYPMHFFGEQRATTAESETAERWKKKLREFDGFIFTVAEYNHAPTAVLKNAIDLGEFIHKPVGFVGYGGVGGARAVEHLRLIFVEMGAASVKTGVHIALGEYLGVLKEGKSLSDYAHLNEAAKNQLDQLIWWGNALKAARAVVTAS; from the coding sequence ATGAGCAAGTTGAAGATTGCCGTTATCGTCGGCAGCACGCGTATTGGCCGTTTTTCCGAGCATCCGGCCAAGTGGATTGCCGCTATCGCCGCCGAACGGCAGGACATTGAGGTCGAGGTTCTCGACCTGCTCGACTACCCCATGCATTTTTTCGGTGAGCAGCGTGCCACGACCGCTGAAAGCGAAACGGCAGAGCGCTGGAAAAAGAAGCTGCGTGAATTCGATGGCTTCATTTTCACAGTTGCCGAGTACAATCACGCGCCGACTGCGGTTTTGAAGAACGCCATCGACCTCGGCGAGTTCATCCACAAGCCGGTCGGTTTCGTCGGTTACGGCGGCGTTGGCGGCGCACGTGCGGTCGAGCATCTTCGCCTGATCTTCGTGGAAATGGGGGCGGCTTCGGTGAAAACGGGCGTGCATATCGCGCTTGGCGAATATCTCGGCGTCCTCAAGGAAGGCAAGAGCCTCAGCGATTACGCCCATCTCAACGAAGCGGCGAAGAACCAGCTCGATCAGCTCATCTGGTGGGGTAATGCGCTGAAGGCGGCGCGTGCCGTCGTCACGGCCTCCTGA
- a CDS encoding amino acid ABC transporter substrate-binding protein translates to MNWLKTVAAAALIQAAALLPAHAGENLAAIKSAGVFKIGTEGTYAPFTYHDESGKLVGFDVEIGEAIAAKLGVKAEFVEGKWDGLIAGLDAKRYDTVINQVGITETRKQKYDFSEPYIASKAVLIARDGDDSIKSFADLKGKKAAQSLTSNFGKLATEAGAELVGTDGFDQSIQLVLTKRADATINDSLSFLDFKKHKPDAPVKIVAEQENADYSGVIIRKHEPELLAEINKALADIKADGTYKKIADKYFGQDVSK, encoded by the coding sequence ATGAACTGGTTGAAAACCGTCGCCGCCGCCGCCCTCATTCAAGCCGCGGCCCTCCTGCCTGCCCATGCCGGTGAAAACCTCGCCGCCATCAAATCGGCCGGCGTCTTCAAGATCGGCACCGAAGGCACTTATGCGCCCTTCACCTATCATGACGAAAGCGGCAAGCTCGTTGGCTTCGATGTCGAGATCGGCGAAGCGATCGCCGCCAAGCTCGGTGTCAAAGCCGAGTTCGTCGAAGGCAAGTGGGATGGCCTGATCGCCGGCCTCGATGCCAAGCGCTACGATACCGTCATCAACCAGGTCGGCATCACCGAAACCCGCAAGCAGAAATACGATTTCTCCGAGCCTTATATCGCCTCCAAGGCCGTACTGATCGCCCGCGACGGCGACGACAGCATCAAGTCTTTCGCCGACCTGAAGGGCAAGAAGGCCGCCCAGTCGCTGACCAGCAACTTCGGCAAGCTCGCAACCGAAGCCGGTGCCGAGCTCGTCGGCACCGACGGTTTCGATCAGTCGATCCAGCTGGTGCTGACCAAGCGCGCCGACGCCACGATCAACGACAGCCTCTCCTTCCTCGATTTCAAGAAGCACAAGCCGGACGCGCCGGTGAAGATCGTGGCCGAGCAGGAAAACGCCGATTACTCCGGCGTCATCATCCGCAAGCACGAGCCGGAGCTTCTCGCCGAAATCAACAAGGCGCTTGCCGATATCAAGGCCGACGGCACCTATAAGAAGATCGCCGACAAGTATTTCGGCCAGGATGTTTCCAAGTAA